TGAGAGGAACCGCGTTGATGTCAGTTGGGTAGTTCAGGTTCTGCGCATGGCTTCCAACATAGGCCATCTCGAAGACCATATTCGACCCAATAGCGTTCTGCATGGAGAGGTTGTACTGGAAGATCCGTGGGGTAGGCGTGTGATACGGGTTCGCACTGACACCCTGCCCATTGAAACGTGCAGGATCGGTCGACGCAGCCGAGTAGGGAAGCGCCGCCCCAGTCTGAGCATTCGTGCCGGTCCCACCGAAGTAGGTGATCGGCGTAATGCCATTGGTCTGGTCGGCGACTCCACCCGAAGCGCTGATCTCCGCACCCATGCCCGAACCATAAGTATCGAGACTCAGGTTATAGGCGTACATGCCGAAGCCACCGCGGATCGTCGTCGTCGGGTGAGGCAGCCACGAGAAGCCTACGCGCGGCAGGAACGTCTTGTACTCGTTCGCCTGCAGTTGCGTCCTTCCGTTCGCATGCGTCGACCCATACCAGAACGCTCCGAGCGTGCCGTTTGCCGGGTTGGTTACAGTCGGATCGAACGTTGCCATGTTGCCGTGCGTCTCACCCCAGCCATGACGAATCTGGTAGCGCAGGCCAACGTTGATGGTCAGGTTCGGACGCACCTTGTAGTCGTCCTGGACGAAGACCTGCGGGCTCTTCAAGCGTCCTGCGTACTCAGGCGATACGCTTGCATACCAGTTGTCCGCCGCACCCAGAAGGAAGTCCGCGTAGTCCAGACCCGTTGAGGAATCCGGCGCAGCGACACCGTTCGCGTTCAGCGTCCAGTTGCGGGTAAACGACCCATTGAACTGCAGGGTGCCGGCATTCGTGTTGCCCCAAGCCGTCGAGTTGTCCTCGTACATCAGGAACTCGCCGCCGAAGTGCAGCACATGCTTGCCCTTGATCAGCGTGACCACGTCAGAAGGATCGAAGACGTGCTCCTTGTAGACTGCGTTCGAGCTTGGGTTGATCCACGCGTACGGATAGGAGCCGTTGAACTGTACCGCCGGCAGGCTATCCGCCTTCGCGAACTGCCAGCCAAGCTGTGCAGGGTATCCCTTGCCGAGCGTGAGGTCAGCGAAAAAATTGCCTTGGTACGTGTAGCCGAAACGGACCTCGTTGACGACATTCGGGCTGATCGTCCAGACTTCGGTGATCTGCGCTGTGTTGCTGTCCACATCGCCGCTCTGGCAGCCGACCGGGCAAGCCGAGACCGAGTTCGGATAAATGACGGGTGTATCGCGCTGCTGGTCCGTCATCGAAAGCCGGTGCGAAGCATTGATGTTGTAGTCGAACCGTCCGAAGTAGCGCTTGTAGGGCGTGGACTGCGGAAGGCTCGAGTACCAGTTGTTCTGCAGAAGTCCGGAGCCGTTCAGTTGGCCAGCCAGGAACTTGCCACCCGCGATATGGTTTGTGGGGGTCGGGTAAAGCTTCTGGAAGGCTGCCGACACCTTGTCGAAGAGCGCATCCGGGATCTCGTTGCTGCCGTACTCGCTCTGGAACGTCTGGCGAACCGGATAGGGGTTTCCAAGGGCGTCATGCGCGATCGTCTGCGTGGTCGGATCGTAGAGCAGGTGCTGCCCACTGAAGTCTCCAGCCTTCACCGCCTCGGTCGGAATCGTCTGCGTCGAGTTGCTCGCCGAACCGTGATTCACAATCTGGTCGTAGTTGAAATAGAAGAACGCCTTATCGTGACCATTGAAGAAGTGCGGAATCAGCACCGGGCCGCCGATCGAACCGCCAAAGTCGTTGTAGCGAAGGAACGGGATCCCGGGGTTGCCGTTGAAGCCATACTGCGCCGCGTTCAACGCATCGTTCTGAAGATACTCATACGCCGTGCCATGGAACTTGTTCGTTCCACCCTTGCTGATCTGGTTGAACACCACGCCGCCAATGCCGTACTGCGCAGAAAACGCCGAGGTATTCACCTGAAGCTCAGCCACCGTCTCGAACGTGTTCACGTCCGAGTTCGCGCTGTGCGAAAGCGTCGTCGAAACACCGTCAGCCAGCACGTTGCTGTAAGGCAGGTTGCCGTTGATCGCCGCTACCTGTCCAGGGTTCGATCCGCCATTCGACTGCTGCGGAGTTCCCGCGCTGCCCGGCAGCAGGATCACGAAGTTCTGCCAGTCCGGTCCCGTTCCGCCGCCCACGTTCGGCAGCTGCGACATGTCCTTCGCTTCGAACGTCGTCGATTGCTCACCATTCTCGGTCGCCAGCAACGGAATGTCGGTCGTAACCACGACCTCCTGGTTCACCGATCCGACCTTCATCGTCGCATTGATCGTCGAGAACCCAACATTGATCGTGACGCTGCTGCGCTCGAAGCTCTGGAAGCCCGGCTTCTCAAACTTGATGCTGTAGGTGCCCGCGACGATCGAGGACGTATCGAACAGTCCGTCCTTGTTAGTCGTCAACGTCTTCACCACGCCAGTCGCGAGGTTCGTCACCGTTACCGTTACGCCGGGAATCAACGCGCCGCTGTCGTCGGTAGCGGTTCCGCGGATATCGCCCGCGTTCACCGCCTGGCCATGAGCCACAGATAGAGATAAGGGCGCGCACAGAGCTGCTGCCAGTGCGATTCGCCTCATGAAATACGTCATCTTGAATCCTCCGAAATGCTACTTGCCGGTTGGTTCCGCCGTCCGCGAAGACCACCGGCCGAAACAAACGTTTATCTTGTGAGTTGCGAGACACATTCAAGCCGATTCGAGATACAACTGTCAAGCTCCACCTTTTGATGGAGTCACCATCACGACACGCTTGAATCTCCCCAAGACAAAGGTTTATCTTTGCGCTGCCTAACAAAATCGTTTACGTCCGCGACTTTCCCATCGCGACGGCGATCCAACCAGAACTTCGAGCGGCCCAGACTCTCCCGGTCCCTTCGCAAAACGCGCTATAAAGGTTCACCATGCGACTTCGCCCAGCAGTCTTGTCCGCCATCTGCCTCGCCCTCGCGCTCGCCCCGCTCACACTGCACGCCCAGCACGTAGACGTCTGGCGCACCAACGCCGACCGGTCCCAGCTCCTCACCCACCAGCGCCTCGCAAAATCCGTAGCGCCAGACGCAACCGCTACCACGATCGTTGTAGACGACACCAAACCCATGCAGCCCATCGAAGGCTTCGGCTTCGCCATGACCGGCGGCAGCGCCCAGCTCATCCACCACATGAGCCCCTCCGCCCGCCGCAAGCTCCTCCACGAACTCTTCCGTTCCGACAAGGACAGCATGGGCATCAGCTATCTCCGCCTCAGCATCGGCGCGTCCGACATGAACGACCACGTCTACACCTACGACGATCTCCCCCCGGGCCAGACCCAGACCGACCCCGCCCTCGACCACTTCACCCTCGCCGAGGACGAAAAAGACGTCATCCCCGTAATGAAAGAGGTCCTCAGCATCGCCCCGAACCTGCACATCCTCGCCTCGCCCTGGACCGCGCCCGCCTGGATGAAGACCAACGACGCCGTCAAGGGTGGCACCCTCAAGCCGGAGTTCTACGGCACCTACGCCGCGTACCTCGTCCGCTACATCAGGGGCATGCAGGCCCACGGCATCCCCATCGACGCCATCACCATGCAGAACGAGCCCCTGAACCCCAAGAACACCCCCAGCCTCGTCTTCGAAGCCGACCAGGAAGGCGCCTTCCTCCGCGACGCCCTCGGCCCGGCCCTGAAGCAGGCCGGCCTCAAGACCAAGGTCGTCCTCTTCGACCACAACTGCAACCACCCCGACTACCCCATCACCATCCTCAAAGACCCCAAGGCCGCGCAGTACGCCGCCGGCTCCGGCTTCCATCTCTACGAAGGCGAGATCTCCGCCCTGACTGAAGTCCACAACGCCTTCCCCGACAAGAGCCTCTACTTCACCGAACAGATGGTCATCGAAGAGATCCACGAAGGCAAACAGCGCCCCGTCTCCGACCCCGTCGCCCGCGTTGTGATCGGAGCCATGCGCAACTGGAGCCGCACCGTCCTCCTCTGGAACCTGGCAGCCGACGAGCACTTCGGCCCGCACACCGACGACGGCGGCTGCCCCGTCTGCCAGGGAGCCATCACCATCGAGGGCGACAAGGTCAGTCGCAACATCGCGCTCTACACCATCGCCCACGCCTCGAAGTTCGTCCCGCCAGGCTCCACCCGCATCGCCTCCAGCGAAGACGAGTCCGCGAAGCCCGAGTCCAGCCTCAGCAACGTAGCCTGGCGCCGACCCGACGGAAAGCACGTCCTCCTGGTAGCCAACAACACAAAGGAATCGAAGCCCATCAAGGTCGAATCCGGCCCGAGCACTTTCTCCACCACCATCACCGCCGGAGAGACCGCTACCTTCGTCTGGTAGCCCGGCACCTCTGCTGGCACAGCCCCTTGTCCGCCCTTTTGTTTGTCATTCCCGAAGGGAATCCGCTTTTGTCTTTGCCGTCATCCTGAGCGAAGGCACCCGCAGCTTCATCGCGGGTGCCGCAGTCGAAGGACCCCGAGCGACCCCACGTCACCCATACCGCTAGAACCTTTCAGCCACCAAACCGGGTACACCATATCTGGCAGCCTCACCGCCAGATGTGGGATACACCGAAACCGTGTGGCCCATTCATCGCAGACTTATCGCAATGAGTGGAGCCCGTCTCATCCCTCCCATTGGCCCCCACCCCCCGAAACCCTATACAGTGTCATCAACCACCATGCCCCGAACCCCACAAGGCCAAAGCAAGCCCGTAAGCCTAAAAATGCTTGCCGAGCACCTCAACCTGTCGCCCGCGACCGTCTCCTTCGTGCTCAACAACGCGCCCAACCGGTCCATCCCGGAGGTCACCCGCGAGCGCGTCCGCGAGGCCGCCCGCCACTTCAAGTACGAGCCCAGCATGGTCGCCCGCCTTCTCCAGGGCAAGAAATCCCAAACCATCGGCATCCTCCTTCCCGAACTCGGCGAGGGCTACCACGCCCAGGTTCTCAACGGCGCAGCCGACGTCTTCATGCGCGAAGGCTACTTCTTCTTCACCGCCCATCACCGGCACCGCAAGGACCTCGTCGAGGAATACCCGCGCCTCCTCCGCCAGCGCGGCGTCGAGGGCATCCTCACCATCGACACCCACCTTGAAGACGCCTTCGACATTCCCACCGTCACCGTCGCCAGCCACAAGGTCATCCCCGGCACCACCAACATCCTGCTCGACCATGACCGCGCCGCCGAGCTCGCCCTAGGCCACCTCGTCCGCAACGGCCACCGCAAGATCCTCTACATGCGCGGCGCGGCCTTCAGCTCGGACTCCAACAGCCGCTGGCGAGCCACCGTCCGCGTCGCCAAACTCCTCGGCCTCAAGATCCCCGAAAGCCACATCATCCGCCTCGAGCGCGACGTCAACACTCCGGAGCTAGGCTACCCCGCCGTAGCCCAGGTGCTCATGCGCCAGCGCGACTTCACCGCCGTCCTCTGCTTCAATGATGTCTCCGCCATCGGCTGCATCCGCGCCCTCCACGACGCCGGCCTCAACGTCCCCAACCAGGTCTCCGTCGTAGGCTTCGACGACATCCAGAGCGCCTCTTTCTACGTCCCGTCGCTCACCACCATTCGCCAGCCCCTGGCCCAGATGGGCCACCAGGCCGCCACCCTCCTGCTCAAGAAACTCCGCGGCGAACACACCGAAAGCCTGGTAAAGATCGAACCCGAACTCATCGTCCGCGAATCGACTTCCAAAGCTGTCGCCAAGGCTGGCTCAACCCTCCGCAAAAAATCCGCAAAGCCCTAGCGCCCTGCTCGTCACCCCAGAGAAGTCGTCATCTCGACCGGAGCCGTGCAGCTTTACCGCACGGCGTAGTGGAGAGACCCCCGCATTTTTACTTTCCCTCAACTAAAGCAGAAAAAAGGAAGCCGTCATCCTGAGCGAAGTCTCTTGCAGCTTCACCGCAAGAGACGCAGTCGAAGGACCCGCCACGCGACCCACATCCCCACAACCGCCCAAAGTTTTCAGCCACAAATTCGGGTGCCGGGTGCCCCATATCTGGCAGCCTCATCGCCAGATGTGGGAATGCCGCCACAAATTCGGGTGCCGGGTGCCCCATATCTGGCAGCCTCATCGCCAGATGTGGGAATGCCGCCACAAATTCGGGTGCCCCACCCATGGCAAGCCTTTGGCCATGGGTGGGTCCGCCACAAACTCACAGGCAGCAGCGATCCCAACGCCCCACGAATAAGAGGAGTAGCAGCGGGCTTCAGCCCGCGGTAAACCACCATCACCAACAAAGGGGGCTTCAGCCCCGGCGAGGTCAACCCCTACCTCACCGAAAACTCCCCATGCAGCTTCGCCTCGGAATCCGTCCCTACCCAAACATCAAACGCCCCCGGCTCCAGCGCCCTCTTATGCGTAGCCGGACTCCAGAACGAAAGCTCCTCCGCCTTCACCGCAAGCTCCACGGTCTTCGTCTCGTTCGCTCCTAGCGTCACCTTGGTAAACGCCTTCAACTCCCGCA
This Granulicella aggregans DNA region includes the following protein-coding sequences:
- a CDS encoding TonB-dependent receptor, producing MRRIALAAALCAPLSLSVAHGQAVNAGDIRGTATDDSGALIPGVTVTVTNLATGVVKTLTTNKDGLFDTSSIVAGTYSIKFEKPGFQSFERSSVTINVGFSTINATMKVGSVNQEVVVTTDIPLLATENGEQSTTFEAKDMSQLPNVGGGTGPDWQNFVILLPGSAGTPQQSNGGSNPGQVAAINGNLPYSNVLADGVSTTLSHSANSDVNTFETVAELQVNTSAFSAQYGIGGVVFNQISKGGTNKFHGTAYEYLQNDALNAAQYGFNGNPGIPFLRYNDFGGSIGGPVLIPHFFNGHDKAFFYFNYDQIVNHGSASNSTQTIPTEAVKAGDFSGQHLLYDPTTQTIAHDALGNPYPVRQTFQSEYGSNEIPDALFDKVSAAFQKLYPTPTNHIAGGKFLAGQLNGSGLLQNNWYSSLPQSTPYKRYFGRFDYNINASHRLSMTDQQRDTPVIYPNSVSACPVGCQSGDVDSNTAQITEVWTISPNVVNEVRFGYTYQGNFFADLTLGKGYPAQLGWQFAKADSLPAVQFNGSYPYAWINPSSNAVYKEHVFDPSDVVTLIKGKHVLHFGGEFLMYEDNSTAWGNTNAGTLQFNGSFTRNWTLNANGVAAPDSSTGLDYADFLLGAADNWYASVSPEYAGRLKSPQVFVQDDYKVRPNLTINVGLRYQIRHGWGETHGNMATFDPTVTNPANGTLGAFWYGSTHANGRTQLQANEYKTFLPRVGFSWLPHPTTTIRGGFGMYAYNLSLDTYGSGMGAEISASGGVADQTNGITPITYFGGTGTNAQTGAALPYSAASTDPARFNGQGVSANPYHTPTPRIFQYNLSMQNAIGSNMVFEMAYVGSHAQNLNYPTDINAVPLNHLSSNDTAFRPYPLFQGISTSSNDGISNYNSLQVSVSRRLSHGLSFDSNYTWAHFTDSVDSSSWGSRSGAQTYQIANDAAANYSNSNFDIHNAFKNRLVYQLPFGRGRQFMNKSWILDEALGGWQVTTTNIIQSGNPFSVAVSGNDLTFQQTSSTQFPNYTGAPLYVNGKNHTVWFNAAAFSLPAPGTFGNVRRNALYGPGVDLTNLSIGKTFDIHEGVKLQIRADATNAFNHANFGLPGGGTYNLTAFSIKNADGSVTNQQPGQAYRTADNTNQITSTTNGGRGMQVAAHLEF
- a CDS encoding LacI family DNA-binding transcriptional regulator — encoded protein: MLAEHLNLSPATVSFVLNNAPNRSIPEVTRERVREAARHFKYEPSMVARLLQGKKSQTIGILLPELGEGYHAQVLNGAADVFMREGYFFFTAHHRHRKDLVEEYPRLLRQRGVEGILTIDTHLEDAFDIPTVTVASHKVIPGTTNILLDHDRAAELALGHLVRNGHRKILYMRGAAFSSDSNSRWRATVRVAKLLGLKIPESHIIRLERDVNTPELGYPAVAQVLMRQRDFTAVLCFNDVSAIGCIRALHDAGLNVPNQVSVVGFDDIQSASFYVPSLTTIRQPLAQMGHQAATLLLKKLRGEHTESLVKIEPELIVRESTSKAVAKAGSTLRKKSAKP
- a CDS encoding glycoside hydrolase family 30 protein; this encodes MRLRPAVLSAICLALALAPLTLHAQHVDVWRTNADRSQLLTHQRLAKSVAPDATATTIVVDDTKPMQPIEGFGFAMTGGSAQLIHHMSPSARRKLLHELFRSDKDSMGISYLRLSIGASDMNDHVYTYDDLPPGQTQTDPALDHFTLAEDEKDVIPVMKEVLSIAPNLHILASPWTAPAWMKTNDAVKGGTLKPEFYGTYAAYLVRYIRGMQAHGIPIDAITMQNEPLNPKNTPSLVFEADQEGAFLRDALGPALKQAGLKTKVVLFDHNCNHPDYPITILKDPKAAQYAAGSGFHLYEGEISALTEVHNAFPDKSLYFTEQMVIEEIHEGKQRPVSDPVARVVIGAMRNWSRTVLLWNLAADEHFGPHTDDGGCPVCQGAITIEGDKVSRNIALYTIAHASKFVPPGSTRIASSEDESAKPESSLSNVAWRRPDGKHVLLVANNTKESKPIKVESGPSTFSTTITAGETATFVW